CGGTGCTAGCTGCTCAGGATCTGCTGGGACGCCTGCTCTTGGGCCTCGTAGTTGTTGGCGTCGCGGATCAGCCCGTCACGCACCCCGTGCAGCATGTTGACGATGTTGCGAAACGCCTGATTCATCTGGCTCATCGTGTCGTAGGAGGTGGCCTGCGCAGACCCACTCCAGCCGGCACCGGCAATGTTGACCGACGACGCCCACATCTTGCGGGCCTCGTCCTCCACGGTCTGGGCGTGCACGTCGAACCGGCCCGCCATCGCCCGCATCTGGTCGGGATCGGTCATAAACCGAGTTGGCATCTGAATATCTCCTTAGCTCGAAATCGGCTGGCTGTGATGGATGTGGTGGTGGCCGGACCAGTTACGTGCTGACGTAACCGCCGACCCGGAAATACACGGCTGGCCCCCTTTCCTAACCGGCGTAGACCGGGCGTTGCACCACGGTGGGACGGACATCGAATCGCGGCGTAGAAGCCACCGGAGTCGGCGCGCTGCGGCCGGCCAGAGGTGCCAGCGGGGCACCAAGCATGCTTCCCGGGTTGGTGGCGCCGACGGCCGGGGCGGCGGCGCTGGCGCTGGTGGCCGGCAACGACGAGGCAACCGAGTTGAACGCCGGCGCGGCCGACGCCCAACTCTGGGGCACGGACAGCACACCGACCGAGGTGGCCCGGCCCAGACCCGCCGTCACCGCGGCACCGCCCAGCCCGGGTGAGGCCAGCGCGCCGGAACCGCTTCCCAGCGCGGAGCCCACGGCCTGCAAGTTGCCGAACATGCCCATCGCCGGAGTTACCGTCCTCATCAGCGAACCGGCCGAGCCGAGCATCGACGCGCCCGAAGCGCCCAGCGACGCCGATGAGCCTGCGCCGGACGCCACGCTGGCACCGGACGTCAAGGCCGTCGACGACGTCGTCAGACCCGTCAACGTCGACAGTGGCGGTGTGCCCGACGAGGACGACGACGCGGCAAGCGGTGCGGATGTCGTGGCGCTCAGCGGCATCGACATCGTCGACGTCAGCGGTGCCACAGTTTGCGCACTGGTGCCGGCCCCGGTGCTGGCAGCTTGTGCGACCGCCCCGGCCTGCAGTGCCGCCGCACCCGCGGTAGTGGTCGACGGCGGCGGGGTGAACGGGGTGAAGGTCGCGGCCGCTTGCGATGCACCGGCATAGCCATACATGGCCGCGGCATCCTGCGCCCACATCTCCATGTAGTGGGCCTCGGTAGCCATGATCGCCGGTGTGTTCTGCCCGAAGAAGTTGGTGGCGATCAGCATCATCAGCAGCGCACGGTTGGCCGCGATCACCGGCGGGGGCACGGTCATCGCGAACGCCGCCTCATAGGCGGCCACCGCCGCCTTGGCCTGGGTGGCGGTCTGCTCGGCCTGCGCGGCGGTGGCGCTGATCCACGACACGTAGGGTGCGGCCGCGGCCGCCATCGATGCCGATGACGGCCCGGTCCATCCGCTCGTCAGTGTCGCGATCGTCGAGCTGTACGACGATGCCGTCGCATACAGCTCCGAGGCCAGCACGTCCCAGGCCGCCGCGGCGGCCAGCATCGGCCCTGATCCCGGACCGGCGTACATCCGTGCAGAGTTGAACTCTGGCGGAAACAGCCCGAAATCCAACATCTAGAGAAGCCCCCGCCAAACCCGCTACTGGGCCGCGATCGCGTTGGCGGCTTCGGTGGCCGCGTACGAACCAGCGCTGGTAGCCAGGGTGTTGACGAACATCTCGTGGATCGCCGCGGCCTGCGCACTGACCGCCTGGTACATCTGTGCGTGCGCGACAAACTGTGCGGCGGTCAACGCCGAGACTTCGTCGGCCGCCGCGGGCACCACGCCCGTCGTCGGGGCTGCCGCGGCTGCGTTCTGGGCGCTCATCGCCGCGCCGATGCCTTGGAGATTGGCGGCCGCCGCCGTCAACGCCTCCGGTTGTGTAGTCACGAACGACATGTGGCTTCCTCCCTCGATAGCTCAAGAGCAATCGCTCCTGCATGAGACTAAAGGCCTCAGAGGTGCTGTGTCGCGCTGGACGCCGGGTGTTCGAAAGTGTTCACCGAGCAGCAACAAGTGTTCACCTTGGGCAACAATCCAGTAACAAATTGAGCGCATCTAGCGGTCCGCGCAGGTCTTCCAAGAGGTCTCCGGTTTCAGCCGGGAACGCTCGGGTAGGTGGGGTCTCGCGTGTGCAGTCGAGGCACGAGTAAAAATCAGCGGGGCATAAAACGCCGGTTCATGGCCCGGTCCGCCCTCTACCGGGTGGTCTGGAACGAATCCGGTCATGTAGGAGGGTCTGGTGGGAAATCCGCTCCCGGGATCGGTGGATCCTGCCATGCTGCGGGAAGCGATGGCGCGCCGGTTGCGTCGGCGCGCGGTGGCCATGGGACAGATCACGCTGCCGGCCGTCCCCAGCATGGTCGACGAGTACGTCACGATGTGCGACAACGTCTTCGCCGGTCTGGGGGTACGGTTTTCGCCCGAGCAGTTCGCCCAACTGAAGAGCGTGCTGGAGGACCAGTTGGCCGAGGCCTACGCGGCCTCCTCGCGTTCGAACATCGTCATCTCGTTCCACGCTCCGATTGGCACAGTTTTGAACTACCGCGTCAACGCGCAATGGGCCACCATTGAAAGCGCTTACGACCAGTGGCTGACGATTCGCGAACCGCCTCTGTTCGGCACCGAGCCGGACGCGCGTGTGTGGGCACTGGCCTGCGAAACAACTGATCCCACAACATATCCGGTGCTCGACGTCGGCGCGGGAACCGGGCGCAACGCCTTGGCCCTGGCACGGCGCGGGCACCCGGTGGACGCTGTCGAGCTGTCCCCGAAGTTCGCTCACGTCATTTGCTCGGAGGCCGAACGGGAATCCCTCGGTGTGCGCGTGATCGAACGCGACGTCTTTGCCACGATGGATGGTCTTCGCGACGACTACCGGCTGGTCGTGGTCTCCG
This Mycobacterium xenopi DNA region includes the following protein-coding sequences:
- a CDS encoding class I SAM-dependent methyltransferase, which encodes MLREAMARRLRRRAVAMGQITLPAVPSMVDEYVTMCDNVFAGLGVRFSPEQFAQLKSVLEDQLAEAYAASSRSNIVISFHAPIGTVLNYRVNAQWATIESAYDQWLTIREPPLFGTEPDARVWALACETTDPTTYPVLDVGAGTGRNALALARRGHPVDAVELSPKFAHVICSEAERESLGVRVIERDVFATMDGLRDDYRLVVVSEVVPDFRTAQQLRSMFELAAHCLASGGRLVFNTFLPRMGYTPDDAARELGQQCNTMIFTWEEMRGAAALLPLELVADDSAYEYEKTHLPQGAWPPTGWYANWASGLDVFDVDREDSPIELRWLVYQKVD
- a CDS encoding PPE family protein; amino-acid sequence: MDFGLFPPEFNSARMYAGPGSGPMLAAAAAWDVLASELYATASSYSSTIATLTSGWTGPSSASMAAAAAPYVSWISATAAQAEQTATQAKAAVAAYEAAFAMTVPPPVIAANRALLMMLIATNFFGQNTPAIMATEAHYMEMWAQDAAAMYGYAGASQAAATFTPFTPPPSTTTAGAAALQAGAVAQAASTGAGTSAQTVAPLTSTMSMPLSATTSAPLAASSSSSGTPPLSTLTGLTTSSTALTSGASVASGAGSSASLGASGASMLGSAGSLMRTVTPAMGMFGNLQAVGSALGSGSGALASPGLGGAAVTAGLGRATSVGVLSVPQSWASAAPAFNSVASSLPATSASAAAPAVGATNPGSMLGAPLAPLAGRSAPTPVASTPRFDVRPTVVQRPVYAG
- a CDS encoding WXG100 family type VII secretion target produces the protein MPTRFMTDPDQMRAMAGRFDVHAQTVEDEARKMWASSVNIAGAGWSGSAQATSYDTMSQMNQAFRNIVNMLHGVRDGLIRDANNYEAQEQASQQILSS
- a CDS encoding PE family protein — its product is MSFVTTQPEALTAAAANLQGIGAAMSAQNAAAAAPTTGVVPAAADEVSALTAAQFVAHAQMYQAVSAQAAAIHEMFVNTLATSAGSYAATEAANAIAAQ